From the genome of Vicia villosa cultivar HV-30 ecotype Madison, WI linkage group LG2, Vvil1.0, whole genome shotgun sequence, one region includes:
- the LOC131653341 gene encoding probable cyclic nucleotide-gated ion channel 20, chloroplastic isoform X2 — protein MASMDSFERQPNLVGHTGPPRTTKKSPINQMSGPLYATGNPFKNSFVMAGNKVGENRKDEYHWDNDYGRKNEHLLMSGQLGMCNDPYCTTCPTYIKVSQQRKPIASIIFDPKFHNSLYGDAKGFGRKLLSFFSPCIPGVMNPHTKVVQEWNKFLAIFCLVAIFVDPLFFFSIYVDVNKSNISIVIDWKMAKILVLLRSVTDVVYFLNILLQFRVAYVSPESTVVGAGDLVDQPKEIALNYLKGYFFFDLFVVLPLPQIIIYFVLPSSLVSSEADYSKNLLRLAILIQYIPRLFRFLPLLIGQSPTGFIFESVWASFILNLLIFMLSGHVVGACWYLFGLQRVNQCLRDKGTSDCLDSSSGAFSYGIYVNAIPLYMETSVVNKYVYALFWGFQQISTLAGNQVPSYFEWEVLFTMSIIGLGLLLFALLIGNIQNFLQGLGRRRLEMQLRGRDVEKWMSHRRLSEELKRRVREAERYSWAATRGVPEKMVLENLPEDLLIDIRRHLFNFVTKVRIFSHLDEDEPILEAIRERLIQTTYLKESRILSRGGLVQKMIFIVRGKLESIGEDGIPVPLSEGDACGEELLRWYLEQSSESKDGKNKLQGEGLTSDRTVKCLTNVEAFSLRAKDIEEVTTLFASFLRSPRVQGVIRYESPYWRSLAANRIQVAWRYMKKCLRNAHTR, from the exons ATGGCTTCCATGGATTCATTTGAGAGACAACCGAATCTTGTCGGACATACTGGCCCTCCTCGTACCACGAAGAAAAGTCCGATCAATCAAATGAGCGGCCCACTATATGCAACTGGAAATCCTTTTAAGAATAGTTTTGTAATGGCAGGAAACAAAGTAGGAGAGAATAGGAAAGATGAATATCATTGGGATAACGACTATGGCCGAAAAAATGAACACTTGTTGATGTCGGGACAACTCGGAATGTGTAATGACCCTTATTGCACTACTTGCCCAACTTACATCAAAGTTTCTCAGCAAAGAAAACCAATAGCTTCAATTATCTTTGATCCCAAG TTCCACAATTCTCTTTATGGTGACGCCAAAGGTTTTGGAAGAaaacttctttctttcttttctccatgTATTCCTGGAGTTATGAATCCTCACACTAAAGTTGTACAAGAATGGAACAAGTTTTTGGCGATATTTTGCTTGGTCGCAATttttgttgatccattatttttcttttcgaTCTATGTGGATGTGAATAAG AGTAATATAAGTATTGTTATTGACTGGAAAATGGCAAAAATACTTGTTTTACTTAGAAGCGTAACTGATGTTGTGTATTTCTTGAACATTCTTCTTCAG TTTAGGGTGGCTTATGTTTCTCCCGAGTCAACGGTGGTTGGTGCTGGAGACTTAGTTGACCAGCCCAAGGAGATTGCTCTTAATTACTTGAAGGGTTACTTTTTCTTCGATTTATTTGTTGTATTACCTCTTCCTCAG ATAATAATATACTTTGTCCTACCAAGTTCCTTGGTGTCTTCAGAAGCAGATTATTCTAAGAATCTTCTACGTCTAGCGATCCTAATACAGTATATTCCTAGATTGTTCAGATTTTTGCCTCTGCTAATTGGCCAGTCTCCAACCGGATTCATATTCGAATCAGTTTGGGCAAGTTTCATTTTAaatcttctcatttttatgctatCTGGCCATGTTGTTGGTGCATGCTGGTACCTATTTGGTTTACAG aGGGTTAATCAATGTTTGCGAGATAAAGGTACCTCTGATTGTTTGGATTCCTCGTCTGGTGCTTTTTCTTATGGAATCTATGTAAATGCTATACCACTTTATATGGAAACTAGTGTGGTCAATAAATATGTATATGCACTATTTTGGGGATTTCAG CAAATCAGTACTCTGGCTGGTAATCAAGTCCCAAGCTATTTTGAATGGGAAGTCCTCTTTACAATGTCCATCATTGGATTGGGACTCTTGCTTTTTGCGCTTCTCATTGGAAACATACAAAATTTCCTTCAGGGTCTTGGGCGGAG GAGGCTAGAAATGCAACTTAGAGGCCGTGATGTTGAGAAATGGATGAGCCACCGTCGCTTATCAGAAGAACTCAAAAG GAGGGTACGAGAAGCTGAACGGTATAGTTGGGCTGCAACAAGAGGTGTTCCTGAAAAAATGGTTCTCGAGAATTTGCCGGAAGATCTCCTGATAGACATAAGACGCCATCTCTTCAATTTTGTTACAAAA GTTAGAATATTTTCACATCTTGATGAGGATGAGCCTATCTTAGAAGCCATTCGCGAGAGACTAATACAGACGACATACCTCAAAGAAAGCAGAATTTTGAGCCGGGGTggtcttgtacagaagatgataTTTATTGTGCGTGGAAAATTGGAGAGCATTGGAGAAGATGGAATTCCGGTTCCGTTATCTGAAGGGGATGCTTGTGGTGAAGAACTTCTTAGATGGTATCTTGAACAATCTTCAGAAAGCAAAG ATGGTAAGAATAAGCTTCAAGGAGAGGGGTTGACTAGTGATAGGACAGTAAAATGCTTAACCAATGTTGAGGCATTTTCTCTTCGCGCTAAAGACATTGAAGAAGTCACAACTCTTTTCGCAAGTTTCTTGCGGAGCCCTCGTGTTCAAGGAGTCATAAG GTATGAATCGCCTTATTGGAGATCACTTGCAGCAAACAGAATTCAGGTGGCATGGAGATACATGAAGAAGTGTCTGCGTAACGCTCATACTAGATAA
- the LOC131653341 gene encoding probable cyclic nucleotide-gated ion channel 20, chloroplastic isoform X1: MNHFDYDEVPIMFEACSQRSDEPDDSSFRRNISRTPSASISISMASMDSFERQPNLVGHTGPPRTTKKSPINQMSGPLYATGNPFKNSFVMAGNKVGENRKDEYHWDNDYGRKNEHLLMSGQLGMCNDPYCTTCPTYIKVSQQRKPIASIIFDPKFHNSLYGDAKGFGRKLLSFFSPCIPGVMNPHTKVVQEWNKFLAIFCLVAIFVDPLFFFSIYVDVNKSNISIVIDWKMAKILVLLRSVTDVVYFLNILLQFRVAYVSPESTVVGAGDLVDQPKEIALNYLKGYFFFDLFVVLPLPQIIIYFVLPSSLVSSEADYSKNLLRLAILIQYIPRLFRFLPLLIGQSPTGFIFESVWASFILNLLIFMLSGHVVGACWYLFGLQRVNQCLRDKGTSDCLDSSSGAFSYGIYVNAIPLYMETSVVNKYVYALFWGFQQISTLAGNQVPSYFEWEVLFTMSIIGLGLLLFALLIGNIQNFLQGLGRRRLEMQLRGRDVEKWMSHRRLSEELKRRVREAERYSWAATRGVPEKMVLENLPEDLLIDIRRHLFNFVTKVRIFSHLDEDEPILEAIRERLIQTTYLKESRILSRGGLVQKMIFIVRGKLESIGEDGIPVPLSEGDACGEELLRWYLEQSSESKDGKNKLQGEGLTSDRTVKCLTNVEAFSLRAKDIEEVTTLFASFLRSPRVQGVIRYESPYWRSLAANRIQVAWRYMKKCLRNAHTR, translated from the exons ATGAATCATTTCGATTATGACGAAGTTCCGATTATGTTTGAAGCATGTTCACAGCGATCGGATGAGCCTGACGATTCTTCGTTTCGAAGGAACATATCGAGGACACCAAGTGCTTCAATCTCTATTTCTATGGCTTCCATGGATTCATTTGAGAGACAACCGAATCTTGTCGGACATACTGGCCCTCCTCGTACCACGAAGAAAAGTCCGATCAATCAAATGAGCGGCCCACTATATGCAACTGGAAATCCTTTTAAGAATAGTTTTGTAATGGCAGGAAACAAAGTAGGAGAGAATAGGAAAGATGAATATCATTGGGATAACGACTATGGCCGAAAAAATGAACACTTGTTGATGTCGGGACAACTCGGAATGTGTAATGACCCTTATTGCACTACTTGCCCAACTTACATCAAAGTTTCTCAGCAAAGAAAACCAATAGCTTCAATTATCTTTGATCCCAAG TTCCACAATTCTCTTTATGGTGACGCCAAAGGTTTTGGAAGAaaacttctttctttcttttctccatgTATTCCTGGAGTTATGAATCCTCACACTAAAGTTGTACAAGAATGGAACAAGTTTTTGGCGATATTTTGCTTGGTCGCAATttttgttgatccattatttttcttttcgaTCTATGTGGATGTGAATAAG AGTAATATAAGTATTGTTATTGACTGGAAAATGGCAAAAATACTTGTTTTACTTAGAAGCGTAACTGATGTTGTGTATTTCTTGAACATTCTTCTTCAG TTTAGGGTGGCTTATGTTTCTCCCGAGTCAACGGTGGTTGGTGCTGGAGACTTAGTTGACCAGCCCAAGGAGATTGCTCTTAATTACTTGAAGGGTTACTTTTTCTTCGATTTATTTGTTGTATTACCTCTTCCTCAG ATAATAATATACTTTGTCCTACCAAGTTCCTTGGTGTCTTCAGAAGCAGATTATTCTAAGAATCTTCTACGTCTAGCGATCCTAATACAGTATATTCCTAGATTGTTCAGATTTTTGCCTCTGCTAATTGGCCAGTCTCCAACCGGATTCATATTCGAATCAGTTTGGGCAAGTTTCATTTTAaatcttctcatttttatgctatCTGGCCATGTTGTTGGTGCATGCTGGTACCTATTTGGTTTACAG aGGGTTAATCAATGTTTGCGAGATAAAGGTACCTCTGATTGTTTGGATTCCTCGTCTGGTGCTTTTTCTTATGGAATCTATGTAAATGCTATACCACTTTATATGGAAACTAGTGTGGTCAATAAATATGTATATGCACTATTTTGGGGATTTCAG CAAATCAGTACTCTGGCTGGTAATCAAGTCCCAAGCTATTTTGAATGGGAAGTCCTCTTTACAATGTCCATCATTGGATTGGGACTCTTGCTTTTTGCGCTTCTCATTGGAAACATACAAAATTTCCTTCAGGGTCTTGGGCGGAG GAGGCTAGAAATGCAACTTAGAGGCCGTGATGTTGAGAAATGGATGAGCCACCGTCGCTTATCAGAAGAACTCAAAAG GAGGGTACGAGAAGCTGAACGGTATAGTTGGGCTGCAACAAGAGGTGTTCCTGAAAAAATGGTTCTCGAGAATTTGCCGGAAGATCTCCTGATAGACATAAGACGCCATCTCTTCAATTTTGTTACAAAA GTTAGAATATTTTCACATCTTGATGAGGATGAGCCTATCTTAGAAGCCATTCGCGAGAGACTAATACAGACGACATACCTCAAAGAAAGCAGAATTTTGAGCCGGGGTggtcttgtacagaagatgataTTTATTGTGCGTGGAAAATTGGAGAGCATTGGAGAAGATGGAATTCCGGTTCCGTTATCTGAAGGGGATGCTTGTGGTGAAGAACTTCTTAGATGGTATCTTGAACAATCTTCAGAAAGCAAAG ATGGTAAGAATAAGCTTCAAGGAGAGGGGTTGACTAGTGATAGGACAGTAAAATGCTTAACCAATGTTGAGGCATTTTCTCTTCGCGCTAAAGACATTGAAGAAGTCACAACTCTTTTCGCAAGTTTCTTGCGGAGCCCTCGTGTTCAAGGAGTCATAAG GTATGAATCGCCTTATTGGAGATCACTTGCAGCAAACAGAATTCAGGTGGCATGGAGATACATGAAGAAGTGTCTGCGTAACGCTCATACTAGATAA